From Penaeus vannamei isolate JL-2024 chromosome 12, ASM4276789v1, whole genome shotgun sequence, the proteins below share one genomic window:
- the LOC113811068 gene encoding serine-rich adhesin for platelets, producing the protein MLKHVGHHRTSSATIKSPCSLPPEERSPFKSPSFASAHEDSFTCNRTRCGAESTPSGSPPCSRMLYSKDNLSSGTPSRESSPSSSPSFSRLRVLDDASRSSSLLGTQAIGNHSSSKSVSCTRIQFSVNSSPSRTNSRIQLPPEDSPSKDSSCSRAKHPSNPSAASSPSQSPVPSLVHPLRDSPKDLDDEVKHQRDSSPSESKGHEDSSSLRTQSPVENSPLQVPSRETTTSTLRPQPSSTPPSAPKSPAAEKTPLRAGTHSCCISSVCFRWRRSPQEVDAPSPEPARKPVAPGTAETDSTSAATSSSEDPQCAETFALYDEAVERPMTLPRRAHRNSVGKASKARLLNKSYCNLHTPCKLSASREQTMSPVKVYMRNMKPDIKYTTMNLSSSTTCRELVVMLLAKFRLRHRDPNLFYVRMEVVVRSPGGDAPARRLLVLDDHACPAELQQCRPRGEARFSVGVRRGGLLRVHDSILMPGSQYKSLLVSYRTTAEELVQLLLNCYSSKENPKNYAVHEVNKNPYSDRLLDPDEFPLLAQSEWPRASRHNYAFVLRRNMSRNVFLRAKTTWRHSLAQSSTDTESDPEDHGAISVMNSFQNMLKRTAISDPLSVLTGPSGDLYSPSSSFMLSRSPSDSGFSSPSSSRSSTSSDTPTPPSSPPRPCTPCPSHVLTLSLEPSLTFSTKVSPEPNADADLRVIVSPSETNVLSCTSQPCEDLHIARRHSPTKENASCDIVSISSTKGTYITIPDAKASTSQPHESLRSLDKQYTSDESSFYI; encoded by the exons ATGTTGAAACACGTCGGGCATCACAGGACGTCCTCCGCGACGATAAAGTCCCCTTGCTCGCTCCCCCCCGAGGAGAGGTCCCCCTTCAAGTCCCCCTCTTTCGCAAGCGCTCACGAAGACAGCTTCACGTGCAACAGGACGAGGTGTGGAGCCGAAAGTACGCCCTCGGGATCGCCTCCTTGTTCCAGGATGCTTTATTCCAAGGATAACCTGTCGAGCGGAACTCCCTCGAGAGAGAGTTCGCCCTCGAGCTCCCCGTCGTTTTCTCGACTTCGGGTTTTGGATGATGCGTCgaggtcttcctctctcttaggGACGCAGGCTATTGGCAATCACTCGTCCTCGAAATCAGTTTCTTGTACTAGGATTCAATTTTCCGTGAATTCGTCACCCTCGAGGACCAATTCTAGGATCCAGCTACCGCCTGAAGACTCGCCCTCAAAGGACTCATCCTGCTCAAGGGCCAAACATCCCAGTAATCCTTCGGCCGCGAGTTCTCCCTCCCAGTCACCCGTACCAAGCCTTGTTCATCCTTTGAGGGACAGTCCAAAGGATCTCGATGATGAAGTAAAACACCAGAGGGACTCTTCTCCCTCCGAGAGTAAGGGACACGAGGATTCGTCAAGTCTGAGAACACAGTCTCCCGTAGAAAACTCACCCTTGCAGGTCCCGTCCAGAGAAACCACGACCTCTACCTTGAGACCCCAACCTTCCAGCACCCCACCCTCAGCCCCCAAGAGTCCAGCCGCGGAGAAAACGCCCTTGAGAGCAGGGACGCACTCGTGCTGCATTTCCTCGGTGTGCTTCAGATGGCGTCGAAGTCCCCAGGAGGTGGACGCCCCATCACCGGAGCCCGCGAGAAAGCCCGTCGCCCCTGGCACAGCTGAGACCGATTCGACGTCGGCGGCCACCTCGAGCTCAGAAGACCCTCAGTGTGCCGAGACTTTTGCTCTGTACGACGAGGCGGTTGAGAGGCCGATGACCCTCCCGCGGCGAGCTCACAGGAACTCCGTCGGGAAGGCGTCGAAAGCGCGGCTGCTGAACAAGTCTTATTGCAATCTCCACACACCTTGCAAGCTGTCTGCGTCGCGGGAACAGACAATG AGTCCCGTGAAGGTGTACATGCGGAACATGAAGCCCGACATCAAGTACACGACCATGAATCTGTCGTCCTCGACGACTTGCCGCGAGCTGGTGGTCATGCTCCTGGCCAAGTTCCGTCTGCGACACCGCGACCCCAACCTGTTCTACGTCAGGATGGAGGTCGTGGTTCGAAGTCCCGGCGGAGACGCTCCCGCTCGACGACTCCTGGTGCTGGACGACCACGCGTGTCCGGCGGAGCTGCAGCAGTGCCGTCCGCGCGGGGAGGCTCGCTTCAGCGTGGGCGTGCGGCGCGGCGGGCTGCTGCGCGTGCACGACTCCATCCTCATGCCCGGG tcgCAGTACAAGTCACTGCTGGTGTCGTACCGCACGACGGCGGAGGAGCTGGTGCAGCTGCTCCTCAACTGCTACAGCAGCAAGGAGAACCCCAAGAACTACGCGGTGCACGAGGTCAACAAGAACCCGTACAGCGACCGGCTGCTCGATCCCGACGAGTTCCCGCTGCTGGCGCAGAGCGAGTGGCCGCGGGCCTCCCGCCACAACTACGCCTTCGTCCTGCGCAGAAACATGTCACGCAACGTCTTCCTCAGAGCGAAG ACGACGTGGAGACACAGCCTAGCCCAGTCAAGCACAGACACAGAGTCCGACCCCGAGGACCACGGCGCCATTAGCGTCATGAACTCTTTCCAAAATATGCTCAAGAGAACCGCTATTTCCGACCCCTTAAGCGTGTTGACGGGGCCATCGGGAGACCTatattctccttcttcgtccttcaTGCTGTCCAGAAGTCCCTCCGACTCGGGATTCTCCTCGCCGTCGTCGTCTAGATCGTCCACGTCGTCAGACACGCCTACGCCTCCTTCGTCTCCGCCACGCCCCTGTACGCCTTGCCCGTCGCacgtcctcaccctctccctagaACCCAGCTTGACGTTCTCGACCAAAGTATCCCCAGAACCCAACGCTGACGCCGACCTACGGGTTATAGTTTCACCGTCGGAGACAAATGTACTTTCGTGTACTTCTCAACCTTGCGAGGACCTGCATATCGCACGAAGGCACTCGCCGACAAAGGAGAATGCTTCATGTGATATTGTCTCCATTTCTTCAACGAAAGGGACGTATATAACAATCCCAGACGCAAAGGCATCCACGTCACAGCCACACGAGTCTTTAAGAAGCCTAGACAAACAGTATACTAGTGACGAGAGCTCCTTCTACATATAA